Proteins encoded in a region of the Peromyscus maniculatus bairdii isolate BWxNUB_F1_BW_parent chromosome 15, HU_Pman_BW_mat_3.1, whole genome shotgun sequence genome:
- the LOC143268730 gene encoding uncharacterized protein LOC143268730 isoform X2, translated as MLENYNNLVFLGLASCKPYLVTFLEQRQEPYGVRRQAADVMQAGKKCYTCKECGKAFDWKSKFSKHQRIHLRLKPYKCEECHKAFRVPSLLKEHKRIHTGEKPYTCELCAKAFHGPSLLNKHKRIHTREKPFKCQVSGKAFHFSSVLSEHKKSYTGQKPYKCEVCDKAFRFPSLLSEHKRIHTGEKPYKCETCNKAFHAPSLLSVHKRIHTGEKPYKCEECGKAFRVPSLLSKHKVIHTGEKPYKCDVCGKAFRAPSLLSVHKKIHTGVKPYTCEVCGKAFHYPSILSKHKRIHTGEKPYKCEVCGNAFRFPSLLSVHKRIHTGEKPYRCEVCGKEFHCPSLLSKHKRIHTGMKPYKCDVCGKAFRAPSVLSVHKRIHTGEKPYKCEVCAKAFRCPSLLSKHKRIHTGEKLYKCELCGKAFHCPSLLSKHKRTHTGEKHHKCKVCGLAFHCPSSLSEHKRIHTVEKPYKCDVCGEAFRTSRILSTHLITHSGEKPYKCEECGKAFSTKSYLCQHKFTHNVENPYKCKECGKVLNNTKNFKDHQRIHSGEKPYRCKECGKDFRSSTARSKHRIIHTGEKRYKCEDCGKSYYQSSGLKQHQKIHL; from the exons ATGTTGGAGAATTACAACAACCTTGTGTTCCTGG GTCTTGCTTCCTGTAAGCCATACCTGGTTACATTTCTGGAGCAAAGACAAGAGCCTTATGGTGTGAGGAGACAAGCAGCAGATGTCATGCAAGCAG GGAAAAAATGCTACACATGCAAagaatgtggcaaagcctttgaTTGGAAATCAAAATTTAGTAAGCATCAAAGAATTCATTTAAGATtgaaaccctacaagtgtgaagagtgtcatAAGGCCTTCCGTGTCCCATCATTACTAAAGGAACACAagagaattcatacaggagagaaaccataCACATGTGAATTATGTGCTAAGGCCTTCCATGGTCCATCATTACTTAATAAACACAAGAGAATTCATACTAGGGAAAAACCCTTCAAATGTCAAGTAAGTGGAAAGGCCTTTCATTTTTCATCAGTACTTTCTGAACACAAGAAAAGTTATACTGGAcagaaaccctacaagtgtgaagtATGTGACAAGGCCTTCCGTTTTCCTTCCTTACTTTCTGAACACAAGAGGAttcacacaggagaaaaaccctacaagtgtgaaaCATGTAACAAGGCCTTCCATGCACCATCATTACTTTCTGTACACAAGAGaattcacacaggagagaaaccctacaagtgtgaagaatgtggcaagGCCTTCCGTGTTCCATCATTACTTTCTAAACACAAAGtaattcatactggagaaaaaccctacaagtgtgaCGTATGTGGCAAGGCCTTCCGTGCTCCATCACTACTTTCAGTACACAAGAAAATTCATACAGGTGTGAAACCATACACGTGTGAAGTATGTGGCAAGGCCTTCCATTATCCATCAATACTTTCTAAGCATAAGAGAAttcacacaggagagaagccATACAAGTGTGAAGTGTGTGGGAATGCCTTTCGTTTCCCATCATTACTTTCTGTACACaagagaattcatactggagaaaaaccttaCAGGTGTGAAGTATGTGGCAAGGAATTCCATTGCCCATCATTGCTTTCTAAACACAAGAGAATTCATACAGGAATGAAGCCCTACAAGTGTGACGTCTGTGGCAAGGCTTTCCGTGCCCCATCTGTGCTTTCTGTACACAAGAGAATTCATACGGGAGaaaaaccctacaagtgtgaagtATGTGCCAAGGCCTTCCGTTGTCCATCATTACTTTCTAAACATAagagaattcatacaggagaAAAACTCTACAAGTGTGAATTATGTGGCAAGGCCTTCCATTGTCCATCATTACTTTCTAAACACAAGAGAactcatacaggagagaaacacCACAAATGTAAAGTATGTGGTCTGGCCTTCCATTGTCCATCATCACTTTCTGAACACAAGAGAATTCATACAGTTGAGAAACCCTACAAGTGCGACGTATGTGGTGAGGCTTTTAGGACTTCCCGGATTCTTTCTACTCACTTGATAAcccattctggagagaaaccctacaagtgtgaagaatgtggaaaagccttctCTACAAAATCATACTTATGTCAGCACAAATTTACTCACAATGTGGAGAACCCTTACAAATGTAAAGAATGTGGCAAAGTGCTCAACAATACTAAAAACTTTAAGGATCACcaaagaattcattctggagagaaaccctacaggTGTAAAGAGTGTGGCAAAGACTTCAGAAGTTCTACAGCACGTTCTAAACACCGGataattcatactggagagaaacgtTACAAGTGTGAAGATTGTGGCAAAAGCTATTACCAGTCTTCTGGTCTTAAGCAACATCAAAAAATTCATTTGTGA
- the LOC143268730 gene encoding uncharacterized protein LOC143268730 isoform X1: MEDILSFWDVVIYFSAEEWDCLGPAQWKLYRDVMLENYNNLVFLGLASCKPYLVTFLEQRQEPYGVRRQAADVMQAGKKCYTCKECGKAFDWKSKFSKHQRIHLRLKPYKCEECHKAFRVPSLLKEHKRIHTGEKPYTCELCAKAFHGPSLLNKHKRIHTREKPFKCQVSGKAFHFSSVLSEHKKSYTGQKPYKCEVCDKAFRFPSLLSEHKRIHTGEKPYKCETCNKAFHAPSLLSVHKRIHTGEKPYKCEECGKAFRVPSLLSKHKVIHTGEKPYKCDVCGKAFRAPSLLSVHKKIHTGVKPYTCEVCGKAFHYPSILSKHKRIHTGEKPYKCEVCGNAFRFPSLLSVHKRIHTGEKPYRCEVCGKEFHCPSLLSKHKRIHTGMKPYKCDVCGKAFRAPSVLSVHKRIHTGEKPYKCEVCAKAFRCPSLLSKHKRIHTGEKLYKCELCGKAFHCPSLLSKHKRTHTGEKHHKCKVCGLAFHCPSSLSEHKRIHTVEKPYKCDVCGEAFRTSRILSTHLITHSGEKPYKCEECGKAFSTKSYLCQHKFTHNVENPYKCKECGKVLNNTKNFKDHQRIHSGEKPYRCKECGKDFRSSTARSKHRIIHTGEKRYKCEDCGKSYYQSSGLKQHQKIHL, encoded by the exons gATATACTGTCATTCTGGGATGTGGTTATTTATTTCTCTGCAGAGGAGTGGGATTGCCTGGGCCCTGCTCAATGGAAATTGTACAGAGATGTGATGTTGGAGAATTACAACAACCTTGTGTTCCTGG GTCTTGCTTCCTGTAAGCCATACCTGGTTACATTTCTGGAGCAAAGACAAGAGCCTTATGGTGTGAGGAGACAAGCAGCAGATGTCATGCAAGCAG GGAAAAAATGCTACACATGCAAagaatgtggcaaagcctttgaTTGGAAATCAAAATTTAGTAAGCATCAAAGAATTCATTTAAGATtgaaaccctacaagtgtgaagagtgtcatAAGGCCTTCCGTGTCCCATCATTACTAAAGGAACACAagagaattcatacaggagagaaaccataCACATGTGAATTATGTGCTAAGGCCTTCCATGGTCCATCATTACTTAATAAACACAAGAGAATTCATACTAGGGAAAAACCCTTCAAATGTCAAGTAAGTGGAAAGGCCTTTCATTTTTCATCAGTACTTTCTGAACACAAGAAAAGTTATACTGGAcagaaaccctacaagtgtgaagtATGTGACAAGGCCTTCCGTTTTCCTTCCTTACTTTCTGAACACAAGAGGAttcacacaggagaaaaaccctacaagtgtgaaaCATGTAACAAGGCCTTCCATGCACCATCATTACTTTCTGTACACAAGAGaattcacacaggagagaaaccctacaagtgtgaagaatgtggcaagGCCTTCCGTGTTCCATCATTACTTTCTAAACACAAAGtaattcatactggagaaaaaccctacaagtgtgaCGTATGTGGCAAGGCCTTCCGTGCTCCATCACTACTTTCAGTACACAAGAAAATTCATACAGGTGTGAAACCATACACGTGTGAAGTATGTGGCAAGGCCTTCCATTATCCATCAATACTTTCTAAGCATAAGAGAAttcacacaggagagaagccATACAAGTGTGAAGTGTGTGGGAATGCCTTTCGTTTCCCATCATTACTTTCTGTACACaagagaattcatactggagaaaaaccttaCAGGTGTGAAGTATGTGGCAAGGAATTCCATTGCCCATCATTGCTTTCTAAACACAAGAGAATTCATACAGGAATGAAGCCCTACAAGTGTGACGTCTGTGGCAAGGCTTTCCGTGCCCCATCTGTGCTTTCTGTACACAAGAGAATTCATACGGGAGaaaaaccctacaagtgtgaagtATGTGCCAAGGCCTTCCGTTGTCCATCATTACTTTCTAAACATAagagaattcatacaggagaAAAACTCTACAAGTGTGAATTATGTGGCAAGGCCTTCCATTGTCCATCATTACTTTCTAAACACAAGAGAactcatacaggagagaaacacCACAAATGTAAAGTATGTGGTCTGGCCTTCCATTGTCCATCATCACTTTCTGAACACAAGAGAATTCATACAGTTGAGAAACCCTACAAGTGCGACGTATGTGGTGAGGCTTTTAGGACTTCCCGGATTCTTTCTACTCACTTGATAAcccattctggagagaaaccctacaagtgtgaagaatgtggaaaagccttctCTACAAAATCATACTTATGTCAGCACAAATTTACTCACAATGTGGAGAACCCTTACAAATGTAAAGAATGTGGCAAAGTGCTCAACAATACTAAAAACTTTAAGGATCACcaaagaattcattctggagagaaaccctacaggTGTAAAGAGTGTGGCAAAGACTTCAGAAGTTCTACAGCACGTTCTAAACACCGGataattcatactggagagaaacgtTACAAGTGTGAAGATTGTGGCAAAAGCTATTACCAGTCTTCTGGTCTTAAGCAACATCAAAAAATTCATTTGTGA